The following are encoded together in the Proteiniphilum saccharofermentans genome:
- a CDS encoding Crp/Fnr family transcriptional regulator, whose product MKDNSVTEKASMTQMDKEKTLREVYRHPLLTEEDLTVIRDVHTEVMFNKGDFFLKRGERSDSYLILENGLMRSFVYDYDGNEITTDFFSNHEVVIEVLSLFQQTLSDEYIQALTDCICWKIDLDRFEMLYHSIQGLNEWGRAWMSEQLFQSKQRSVEMITQTATERYLKLIKEKPQVIRQAPLKQIATYLGITDTSLSRIRKELTIG is encoded by the coding sequence GTGAAAGATAACTCTGTTACTGAAAAAGCATCGATGACCCAAATGGATAAGGAGAAAACTTTGAGAGAGGTATACCGGCATCCGTTACTGACGGAAGAGGATCTTACGGTGATTAGGGATGTACATACCGAAGTGATGTTCAATAAAGGAGATTTCTTCCTGAAACGAGGTGAGAGATCAGACAGTTACCTGATCCTTGAAAACGGGCTGATGCGGTCTTTTGTCTATGATTACGACGGGAATGAGATTACGACCGACTTTTTCTCCAACCATGAGGTTGTTATTGAAGTATTGTCACTGTTTCAACAAACCCTTTCGGATGAATATATTCAGGCGCTGACCGACTGCATTTGCTGGAAGATCGATCTGGATCGGTTTGAGATGTTATACCACTCCATCCAGGGATTGAATGAATGGGGACGGGCATGGATGTCGGAGCAGCTTTTCCAGTCAAAACAACGTTCGGTAGAGATGATCACCCAAACAGCGACAGAACGGTATCTGAAGTTGATTAAAGAAAAGCCCCAGGTAATCAGGCAAGCCCCACTAAAGCAGATTGCGACTTATCTGGGAATCACGGACACGTCTTTGAGCCGGATCCGAAAAGAATTAACCATAGGATAA